The sequence AAGACCCATATCTATATTTTTATGAAGACTTTTTAGTTAAATATGACAAAAGCTTAAGAAAAAGTAAGGGGGTATATTACACACCACACTCCGTTGTTAATTTTATTGTGAGTAGTTTGAATAAAACTTTAAAACGCAATTTTAATTTAGAGAATGGTTTTGCAAATAGGAATAAGGTCACTGTGCTAGATTTTGCTACTGGTACTGGTACATTCTTGCTTGAAGTCATTAAATGCATTTTAAAAGAAATTCCAAAGCAAACCGGAAAACAAAAAGACTACATCAATGAACATGTGCTTAAGAATATATACGGTTTTGAATATTTAATGGCTCCATATGCGGTTGCTCATTTGAAATTATCTCAATACCTAAGAGAGGTTTGTAATTTCAAATTTGAAAGCGAACAGGCAAGATCACAAATATTCTTAACAAATACTATTGATTTAACACCTGTTTCAAATCAAGAAAGTTTCAAAGCCTTTTTCCCTGCAATCAGTGAAGAGAATAAACTTGTTAATGAGATTAAAAACAAACCCATTTTGGTAATTCTCGGCAATCCTCCTTATAATGCAGGATCAAAGAATAATAATGCTTATATCCTAAAATTAATTAAAAGTTATAAAACAATAGACAATATACCACTCAATGAAAAGGCAATAATTTCATTAAATGATGATTATGTAAAATTTATTAGATTTTCAGAACATAAGATTGAAAATGCTGATGAAGGTTTATTAGGTATTATTACTAATAATGGATTTTTAGATAATATAATATTTAGAGGAATGAGATATCATTTACTTAAAACTTTCGATGAAATTTATATTATTAATTTGCATGGTAACTTAAGGAAAAAAGAACAAACAGATGATGGTAATAATGATGAAAATGTATTTGATATACAAACAGGTGTGGCGATTAGTATATTTGTTAAATATAAAGATTCAACTAAGAAACATGCATTTGCTAATGTCTTTTACAAGAGCCTTAAAGGAAAGAGATTGAAAAAATATGAATTTTTAAATACAAATGATATCTTTAGTATTGAATTTGAACAACTTAATGTTAAAACTCCTTATTACTTCTTTGTTAAAAACAATTTAGATGATGAAAATTCTTATAAAGAAGGAATCTCAATTAAAGAGATATTTAAGGAATATAAAATTGGAGTAGAAACCCAAAAAGATAAAATAGCAATTGATTTCACCAAAGAAGAACTTTTAAATAAATTAAATGACTTGGCTTACCTTGATGAACAAACCGCAAGAAATAAATATGATTTAAAAAAAGACTCTAGAGATTGGAGATTGCCAATTGTTCAACAATTTTTAAAAGCTACAAATATAGATGAAAAGTATGTTAAAAATATAGCTTATAAACCATTCGATAATAGATTTACTTACTACACTAACAGCAAAGGTGTTGTAAGTTGTCCATGTTATAAAATAATGAAACACATACTAAATATTGATAATAATATAGGTTTAGTTACAACAAGAATCCTGTCAACAAATAGATTTAAACATGCTTTCATTTCTTCTATCCTTGTCAATAGAGATTGTATTTCCAGTAAATCTTATTTTTTTCCATTATTTCTTACAGAAGAACAAAAATCTTTAGAAAGTTCCCTAAAAGAAAATTTCAAAGAAAGTTTTAGAAAATTTATTAATGATAAATATCCTAAACAATTTAAGCCACAAGAAATATTAGGGTACATTTATGCAATACTCAATTCAAATATCTATAGAGTTAAATTTTATGAATTTTTAAAAATAGATTTTCCAAAAATCATTTTTGTAGATTCAGTTGAAACCTTTGAAAAACTTAGTCATTTAGGAACTAACTTAATAAACGCGCACTTACTAAAAAATACGAATAAATTAGATAAAAGTATTGGTACGCATATATCAAACAGCAATGAAAAACATATTGTACAAAAAATTGAATACCTAAAAGAAACAAAAGAACTTAGTTATAATAATAACAGCAAATTTACACATGTACCTTGCAATGTATATGAATTTGTTATCGGAAATTATCAAGTAATTAAAAATTATTTAAAGTACAGAAAAGGCAGAGAATTAAGTATTGATGAAATTGAACACCTTGAAAAGGTTATTCGAGTGATTCATTATACAATTGATATTCAAAATCAAATTGACTTAACAACTTGTAAACTTCAAGAAATTAATACTTAAAATTGAAAATTTTAAACTAAGCTATCATTTTATAACAAAATAATAATATAAATACCTTATAAAACATCACTCTAAATAACAACACTACTTGCAACCCCGCTTACCAATTCTTGAACGGCTTCAATTACATTATCAAGTTTTCATTCAATAATTTGCTTACAATGGCATCAACTGTAACAGCAGTAGGATTACTTCCTTTCTTCATATCAATAACAATTCTCTCAAAAGCTTCTTTCATTTTTTTGTACAGTCTCTTTAATCTTTTTAATAAGAAATATTCTAACCTCAAATTTTCTATAAAAAATTGAAACCCAAAATATTCACGAACCTATTCCAAAAGAAGTAAAAACATCTAATAAGTCATTAACTAATAAATTAGCAAGTGAAGATAAGTATTGATTTTTTTCTCAAATTTTTCTACTCCATTATTACAAAAAAAGAATAAAAAATAAATTTTTAGTTTAATCTTCATAATTATGTGCCACCTCTTATGTTATTTTTAATAAATTTGGAAATAAAAATTATTTTTTATTAAATTATGATTTACTTATTCATAATAATTGAGTTATTATTAAATAATAACAAATATAGTCGCAAGTATAATAAAGAGGTTTAAACGATGAAAAATCAACAAGCTAAAAAGCTTAAAACATATCAAAACAAATATCAACATAAACTAATAGTACTAACTTCAACAATCAACTATACAAATCAAAAACATAAAAAATACACGCAAAACAATTTACTTTACTATTTTAATGGAAACTTAAAACGCAACGGAGGAAAAGAAACCACTATAAAAACACTACAAAAATACTTATATCAATTAAACAAAGAACTTAAAATAACTAACAATTATTACAGACATTTGGGTGTCAACATGGGGACTGAAGTCTACTATGAACTTAAATACCCTAAAAAGGAATGTCATCGATTAATAAATGAATATTTCAAAGTTAAAAAAGAAGAAAAATTTCAGAAACGTGTAAATGATTACCTTAAAATAAAATATGATAAAAAGAGGAATGTAGAAAAATCAGAATGTAATAATAATAATAATAATAATAAAGAAAAAGAAGAGGAAAAACTCACTAGCAAAATCGAAGACCTACAAACAAAAAAGTACGCAAGAAAATGCAACTTCAAAACAAATCTCTTCTTGCAAATTTTAAACTTAAATTTAAAAAAAAATACAAAAATTCATTTGTTAAAAATGCTAAAAAGTTCTGAAAATCTTATCAAAAAAGACTATAGCAAGAAACATGAAAAAGTTAATAACAATCACATGTCTCTCAAAGAAAAACAAGAAAAACTTTTATCAATACTTGAAAATGTAAAAATAAATTTAAAAAAAGAAGGATATAACGAAATAATTTTAGACACAAAAATAAAGCTCGAATATGAAAAATACAAAAACAAACCACATTTCATTTTGGAGCATAATAAATATGAAGATTTAAATAAAATTGTTAATCATTTTAAAAAAACCGTTAACAAGACAGATACTTCATTAATTAAAGACAATATATTCAGCATATTACTTGAACAACTGCGTCCTAAAGTAGAAATTAACACCTTAATACCAATACTAAAACAATACCTAAAGCAACAGAAAAAGTTAGGGTATAGCAAAATATTTAATAATCAATACTACTATAACATCTTAGAATTAATAAAAAAACAAAAAATTTATTTAAATCATAAGGAACTTAAACAAACTACTATTTAGGAATTTATTATGAATTGCAAGTTAGAAAACTTAGAAAAGAAAAAAATAAAACTAATACAAAAAGAAGAAAAACCTCTCTTTATCAAAATAGAAGAAATTGAAGATAGAAAAATATACCATACTAAAATCATGATGGATTTATATACATTCAAGATAAAAGAAAATCGAAGACATAAATTTTTTATTTCATTTAGGGGATTATTTAATCAGAATAAAATAGAATATTTTCACTTATTTCCTATAAAAGAAGGAGATAAATTTTTAGGCATTCGTTATGGATATAGAAAACCAATAAAGAATATTCTAACAAAATATCAAGAAAATGGTGTTACCAAATCGTATATTTTGTCAAAAGCGTACTATATAGAATTCAAATTTAAAAAAGGAAGTGTATTTTGCTATCTAAGAAGGCTTGCTTATTTGCTTAGAAAAGACGTGACACATAAACAATACTATAAAGTTTTAATTAATATGTTAGTAAAATTAGAAAGACAAGTATATAAATTTTACAATAAAAACCTACCGGATGGAGGAATTATAACTAAATGGATAGAGAAAAACCAAAAGTAATAACAGTTGCATCAATCAAAGGTGGAGTTGGAAAAAGTACAAGTGCTATTGTACTTGCAACTTTATTGGCAAAAGAATATAAGGTCCTTCTAATAGACATGGACACACAAGCGTCTACTACTAGTTATTTCTACGAAAAAATAAAGGATCAGAGCATAGACCTAAGAAAAAAAAATATATGTGAAGTTATAAAAAACAATTTGGATATAATTGAATCAATTGTTCATATTAGTAATAATTTAGAATTAATACCTAGTTATTTAACGTTGCATACTCTTAACGGAGAATTTTATTGTAGGAATAGACATGCTTTCATTGAGCTTAAGCTAAGTAGAGAATTAAAAAAATTAAAATCAAAATATGATTACGTACTGATTGATACTAATCCAAGCTTGGATTTTACTTTAACTTGTGCTTTATGTACCACTGATTACTTAATAGTTCCGATGACATCTGAAAAATGGACACTTGAAAGTTATGATCTATTAGAATTTTTTATTAAAGAATTGAAAAGATTAATACCGATCTTCTTTATTATAACCAGATTTAAAAAAAATAATACTCATAGAGAACTGTTAGAATATTTACAATCTAGAAAAGGATTTTTGGGACTTGTAAATGAACGAGAAGATTTGAATAGGAAACTTGCAAGAAATGAAACTTTTGATCTTAACAAAGATTATATAGAAGAATATAAAAAAATATTAAACGCTTTATTAATTAAAGTACAGAAAAATTATACTAATAAATTTTAGTTTTTTCTAAAAAAATTCCACTACTGGAAACTTAAATAAATTAAGGAGGTTTGCAAATGCAAGAAGAAAAAGATAGGAAAATATCAATTAATCCTAGAAATTTAGACAATGAAAAAAGTTCTATTCTAATAGTGGATGATAGTATTGTGGATGAAGCAAAAGAAAGGTTTAATCTTTTAAAAATTAAATTAAAGGACAATATAAAAGAGGATATTTCCAATAAAATAGAAACTATGTATATTTTGCAAGAGATCAAGGAAAAAGAATATTATAAATTAGACGGTTATAAAAGCTTTACTGACTTTTCAAAAGTATACAGTTTAGCAAAATCACAAGCATATAATTATTTAAAGATAGCATCTGCTATTCAAGACGGAATTTTAGAAGAAAGATTTTTGCTTGAGAATGGGTTTAATCAAACATTAAACTTTATTAAAATTAAAGAAAGTGAGAAATTCAAAAAATCAGGGAAAACTCCACTAAAACCATTAAGATTTCAGCTTAAAAGTCAAGAAGCCTATGATTTTTATAAGAGAAGTTCAAAGTTTACTAGCTTTATTTTAGAAGATATGTTTCAAAATGATAAAAAGTTTTTAGAGGATAAACTTTTAAAATATAAAAATACCAAAATATAATCAATATAAATCAAATGTATGTTTGCATTCTTTCTAATTGAATAAAAAAATTAGTATTTGTTAACAATAGAATTGATTTTCTTTAAAAAGTAACTTATACTTATTGTTAAGTATTGTTGTTTAAACTTTACTTATATTTGTGAACGATATTAGGGCCATTAGAGCTTAGTAAAGGGTTCTGTTAAGAGTTTTTTACTAAGCTCTATTTTATTTGTTTTTTTGCTTACTTTTATTTTTTTGTTATTGATCGATGTTAGTAAACTTTTGTTTACTTCGTCTACTATTAGTGGTAATAAAACTCAAATAAAATTAATTTATTTCATATTCATTTACCTTATTTTATGATCTATTCTATTGGCAATTTATAGTAAGTCCTTTTGAGTGTTGATTATTATTCTCATTGCATATAAATTTATTTATAAGAGTCTCAAATATCTCTTTATGAGTAAGTTTTAAGCTATGTTATCCATAATACACCTAAAAAACT comes from Borrelia coriaceae and encodes:
- a CDS encoding type ISP restriction/modification enzyme — translated: MDKKLIKEYIHNLKNTAIEDKTEFTDRAYLEKLLNEIKPNPNIQIQHEPKRHKESLGAPDFIIRNNGNIIGYIEVKKIEQNLDDTLKSPQIDKYKQLSNNILLTNYIEFIWIKNGNINLREVLVFKTDLEKINTKIDQTKSDTVISILNEFFKTSVEKIENVEKLASLLAKRTKTLKDLVEQHLNLYIDLKKQSTLVGTYNIIKENIYNNELKVNEFADSIAQTITYGFFLAKLNNTNNLIIDFDNIKKFIPNNFTLIQDILKLIDNIAISSEYGNIRWILEELINIVNNIDSKTIFEQFSFTQNKNSNGEHTKDPYLYFYEDFLVKYDKSLRKSKGVYYTPHSVVNFIVSSLNKTLKRNFNLENGFANRNKVTVLDFATGTGTFLLEVIKCILKEIPKQTGKQKDYINEHVLKNIYGFEYLMAPYAVAHLKLSQYLREVCNFKFESEQARSQIFLTNTIDLTPVSNQESFKAFFPAISEENKLVNEIKNKPILVILGNPPYNAGSKNNNAYILKLIKSYKTIDNIPLNEKAIISLNDDYVKFIRFSEHKIENADEGLLGIITNNGFLDNIIFRGMRYHLLKTFDEIYIINLHGNLRKKEQTDDGNNDENVFDIQTGVAISIFVKYKDSTKKHAFANVFYKSLKGKRLKKYEFLNTNDIFSIEFEQLNVKTPYYFFVKNNLDDENSYKEGISIKEIFKEYKIGVETQKDKIAIDFTKEELLNKLNDLAYLDEQTARNKYDLKKDSRDWRLPIVQQFLKATNIDEKYVKNIAYKPFDNRFTYYTNSKGVVSCPCYKIMKHILNIDNNIGLVTTRILSTNRFKHAFISSILVNRDCISSKSYFFPLFLTEEQKSLESSLKENFKESFRKFINDKYPKQFKPQEILGYIYAILNSNIYRVKFYEFLKIDFPKIIFVDSVETFEKLSHLGTNLINAHLLKNTNKLDKSIGTHISNSNEKHIVQKIEYLKETKELSYNNNSKFTHVPCNVYEFVIGNYQVIKNYLKYRKGRELSIDEIEHLEKVIRVIHYTIDIQNQIDLTTCKLQEINT
- a CDS encoding plasmid maintenance protein, whose protein sequence is MKNQQAKKLKTYQNKYQHKLIVLTSTINYTNQKHKKYTQNNLLYYFNGNLKRNGGKETTIKTLQKYLYQLNKELKITNNYYRHLGVNMGTEVYYELKYPKKECHRLINEYFKVKKEEKFQKRVNDYLKIKYDKKRNVEKSECNNNNNNNKEKEEEKLTSKIEDLQTKKYARKCNFKTNLFLQILNLNLKKNTKIHLLKMLKSSENLIKKDYSKKHEKVNNNHMSLKEKQEKLLSILENVKINLKKEGYNEIILDTKIKLEYEKYKNKPHFILEHNKYEDLNKIVNHFKKTVNKTDTSLIKDNIFSILLEQLRPKVEINTLIPILKQYLKQQKKLGYSKIFNNQYYYNILELIKKQKIYLNHKELKQTTI
- a CDS encoding DUF226 domain-containing protein, encoding MNCKLENLEKKKIKLIQKEEKPLFIKIEEIEDRKIYHTKIMMDLYTFKIKENRRHKFFISFRGLFNQNKIEYFHLFPIKEGDKFLGIRYGYRKPIKNILTKYQENGVTKSYILSKAYYIEFKFKKGSVFCYLRRLAYLLRKDVTHKQYYKVLINMLVKLERQVYKFYNKNLPDGGIITKWIEKNQK
- a CDS encoding ParA family protein — encoded protein: MDREKPKVITVASIKGGVGKSTSAIVLATLLAKEYKVLLIDMDTQASTTSYFYEKIKDQSIDLRKKNICEVIKNNLDIIESIVHISNNLELIPSYLTLHTLNGEFYCRNRHAFIELKLSRELKKLKSKYDYVLIDTNPSLDFTLTCALCTTDYLIVPMTSEKWTLESYDLLEFFIKELKRLIPIFFIITRFKKNNTHRELLEYLQSRKGFLGLVNEREDLNRKLARNETFDLNKDYIEEYKKILNALLIKVQKNYTNKF
- a CDS encoding chromosome replication/partitioning protein, whose product is MQEEKDRKISINPRNLDNEKSSILIVDDSIVDEAKERFNLLKIKLKDNIKEDISNKIETMYILQEIKEKEYYKLDGYKSFTDFSKVYSLAKSQAYNYLKIASAIQDGILEERFLLENGFNQTLNFIKIKESEKFKKSGKTPLKPLRFQLKSQEAYDFYKRSSKFTSFILEDMFQNDKKFLEDKLLKYKNTKI